In bacterium, the following proteins share a genomic window:
- the proS gene encoding proline--tRNA ligase: MVQPSASQPTEESGFVKEIPSKERLADWYTAVILKAELADYYPVRGCTVIRPYGYTIWELMQQGLDRRFKATGHVNAYFPLFIPQSFLQREAEHVEKFAPEVAWVTRGGGEELAEPLAVRPTSETAIGHMYARWIRSYRDLPVLINQWCNVVRWEKATRPFLRTMEFLWQEGHTAHRTAEEAEAEARQMLEVYRDFVEADLAIPVLGGRKPESEKFPGALHTYTIEALMPDGQALQSGTSHNLGQNFARAFDIKFLDSDNTEKFVFTTSWGLSWRMVGGLIMVHGDDRGLVLPPRVAPIQAVVVPILAGKARDDVLAESRAVVERLRPLVRVRLDERVEVTPGWKFNDWEMRGVPLRIELGPRDLAQQQAVLIPRAGGDRRSVMLAGLVEAVTSALEEVQQALFQRAKAYLEGHIVLASTVDDLVAAIAARKGFVRIGWCGAEKCEQLLRRDSGASPRLIADAPPTGNCPVCGTAARHVVYYARAY; the protein is encoded by the coding sequence ATGGTCCAACCCTCGGCGTCCCAACCCACCGAGGAGAGTGGGTTCGTCAAGGAGATCCCCTCCAAGGAGCGCCTGGCGGACTGGTACACCGCCGTCATCCTCAAAGCGGAGCTCGCGGACTACTATCCGGTCCGAGGATGCACAGTGATCCGGCCGTACGGATACACGATTTGGGAGCTCATGCAGCAGGGTCTCGACCGCCGGTTCAAAGCCACGGGGCATGTGAACGCGTATTTCCCCTTGTTCATCCCCCAGAGCTTTCTGCAACGCGAGGCCGAGCACGTGGAGAAATTTGCTCCGGAGGTGGCCTGGGTGACCCGCGGCGGCGGTGAAGAGCTCGCCGAGCCGCTGGCGGTCCGGCCGACGTCGGAGACCGCGATCGGCCACATGTACGCCCGCTGGATCCGGTCGTACCGAGACCTGCCGGTGCTGATCAACCAGTGGTGCAACGTCGTGCGCTGGGAGAAGGCCACCCGCCCGTTCCTCCGCACGATGGAATTCTTGTGGCAGGAAGGGCACACGGCCCATCGGACCGCCGAGGAGGCCGAGGCCGAGGCGCGCCAGATGCTCGAGGTGTATCGCGATTTCGTAGAAGCCGACCTGGCGATCCCGGTGCTGGGGGGGCGAAAACCAGAGAGCGAGAAGTTCCCGGGCGCGCTGCACACGTATACGATCGAGGCGCTGATGCCGGACGGTCAGGCGTTACAGTCCGGGACCTCCCACAACCTCGGCCAGAACTTCGCCCGCGCTTTCGACATCAAGTTTCTCGACAGCGACAACACAGAAAAATTCGTCTTCACCACATCGTGGGGGCTGAGCTGGCGGATGGTGGGCGGGCTGATCATGGTACACGGGGACGATCGAGGTCTCGTTCTCCCCCCCCGGGTGGCCCCCATTCAGGCGGTGGTCGTGCCGATCCTCGCCGGCAAGGCGCGGGACGACGTACTGGCGGAGTCACGCGCGGTGGTCGAGCGCCTAAGGCCGCTCGTGCGTGTTCGCCTTGATGAACGGGTCGAGGTCACCCCCGGGTGGAAGTTCAACGATTGGGAGATGCGGGGTGTCCCGCTGCGCATCGAACTCGGACCCCGCGATCTGGCGCAGCAGCAGGCCGTCCTGATCCCCCGGGCGGGAGGTGATCGCCGATCGGTGATGCTCGCCGGCCTGGTCGAGGCGGTCACCTCGGCGCTTGAGGAAGTCCAGCAGGCGCTGTTCCAGCGGGCGAAGGCCTATCTGGAAGGCCACATCGTGCTCGCCTCGACCGTCGACGACCTCGTCGCCGCAATCGCGGCGCGGAAAGGGTTCGTGCGGATCGGGTGGTGTGGCGCGGAAAAGTGCGAGCAGCTCCTGCGCCGCGACAGCGGAGCGTCGCCGCGGCTGATCGCGGACGCCCCTCCCACGGGGAACTGCCCCGTCTGCGGAACGGCGGCGCGGCACGTCGTGTACTACGCGCGCGCCTACTAA
- a CDS encoding sulfurtransferase has product MPEAYANPDILVDTGWVSEHLGDPAVRVVEVSEDLTLYGQGHIPGAVHFNWQTQLQDPVRRDWVSKAQFEQLLGAQGVANDTTVVLYGDKNNWFATYTFWLFKIYGAERVKILNGGRGKWIAEGRPLTIEVPTFPRTAFRAREADLSIRAFRDQVLERLGKPAVALVDVRSPQEFTGELIAMPAYPQEGAQRGGHIPTAQNISWTQNVREDGTFKPADELRTLYQGKGITPDKEIIAYCRIGERSSHTWFTLKYLLGYPTVRNYDGSWTEWGSLVGVPIEKPSPSAVRK; this is encoded by the coding sequence ATGCCGGAAGCGTACGCGAACCCCGATATCCTGGTGGACACGGGGTGGGTCAGCGAACATTTGGGCGATCCCGCGGTTCGAGTCGTCGAAGTCTCAGAGGACCTGACCCTGTACGGCCAGGGGCACATTCCCGGGGCCGTTCACTTCAACTGGCAGACGCAGTTGCAGGATCCGGTCCGTCGTGACTGGGTGAGCAAGGCGCAGTTTGAGCAGTTGCTCGGGGCGCAGGGGGTCGCGAACGACACGACGGTGGTCTTGTACGGCGACAAGAACAACTGGTTTGCGACCTACACGTTCTGGCTGTTTAAGATCTACGGGGCTGAGCGTGTGAAGATCCTCAACGGCGGGCGGGGGAAATGGATCGCCGAGGGCCGCCCGTTGACCATCGAGGTCCCCACCTTCCCCCGGACGGCGTTCCGGGCGCGGGAAGCGGATCTCAGCATCCGGGCGTTTCGGGATCAGGTCCTCGAGCGTCTCGGCAAACCCGCCGTCGCCTTGGTGGACGTGCGGTCACCGCAGGAGTTCACCGGTGAGCTCATTGCGATGCCCGCCTACCCGCAGGAAGGGGCGCAGCGTGGCGGCCATATCCCCACCGCGCAAAACATCTCCTGGACTCAGAACGTGCGCGAGGATGGGACCTTTAAGCCGGCGGACGAGCTCAGGACGCTGTACCAGGGAAAGGGGATCACTCCCGACAAGGAAATCATTGCCTACTGCCGGATCGGCGAACGATCATCGCATACCTGGTTCACCCTGAAGTACCTTCTGGGCTACCCCACCGTCCGCAACTACGACGGATCGTGGACGGAATGGGGGAGTCTCGTCGGGGTGCCGATCGAGAAGCCCTCGCCGTCCGCCGTTCGGAAGTAG
- a CDS encoding thiamine pyrophosphate-dependent enzyme, with the protein MDTPEIAMLDAPVPVLEPIKGVKKAPLEEYFTSGHRTCQGCESALVMKLMVKAAGPRTVVLGSTGCMYVANTTYYSTSWVVPWMHTQLGSSGSAAVGTAAAFRALMRKGKIKREPINVISFCGDGGGADMGLSAISGALQHMDYNHLILLYDNESYANTDIQASGSTPYGAVTTFSPSGKVKRILHKRWKKNVAAMLAAGHPECRYVGTVCASYAVDFMNRVRKALSIGGPTFIHSIDPCPKGWDYDPMLSHELGELAVLTGIWPLYDVENHKLRLYGKSRGIVEGRQKRLPVRDYLLKQGRFAHFTDDDIDYFQAKIDDMWTKWLIPGVLPFSTDLLNEKAPA; encoded by the coding sequence ATGGATACCCCTGAGATCGCGATGTTGGACGCACCGGTTCCCGTCCTGGAGCCGATCAAGGGCGTCAAGAAGGCGCCGCTGGAGGAGTATTTCACGTCGGGCCACCGCACCTGCCAGGGCTGCGAGTCCGCCCTGGTCATGAAGCTGATGGTCAAGGCCGCCGGCCCCCGTACCGTGGTCCTCGGCAGCACGGGGTGCATGTACGTCGCGAACACGACCTATTACAGCACATCATGGGTCGTGCCCTGGATGCACACCCAACTCGGCTCCTCGGGTTCAGCGGCGGTCGGAACGGCCGCGGCCTTCAGGGCCCTCATGCGCAAGGGCAAGATCAAGCGGGAGCCGATCAACGTGATCTCCTTCTGCGGCGACGGCGGCGGCGCCGACATGGGCCTGTCTGCGATCTCCGGCGCCCTGCAGCACATGGACTACAACCACCTGATACTCCTCTACGACAACGAGTCGTACGCGAACACCGACATCCAGGCCTCGGGCAGCACGCCGTACGGGGCGGTGACGACGTTCAGCCCCTCCGGCAAGGTCAAGCGAATCCTCCACAAACGCTGGAAGAAGAATGTGGCGGCGATGCTGGCCGCCGGCCATCCGGAATGCCGGTACGTCGGCACGGTCTGTGCCAGCTATGCCGTGGACTTCATGAATCGGGTACGGAAAGCGCTCAGCATCGGCGGGCCGACCTTCATTCACTCCATCGACCCGTGTCCCAAGGGGTGGGATTATGATCCGATGCTCTCCCATGAGCTGGGTGAACTCGCGGTCCTGACCGGCATCTGGCCCCTCTACGACGTGGAAAATCACAAGCTTCGTCTGTACGGGAAGAGCCGGGGAATCGTGGAGGGCCGGCAAAAGCGGCTTCCGGTGCGGGACTACCTTCTGAAGCAGGGGCGGTTCGCTCACTTCACCGACGACGACATCGACTACTTCCAGGCAAAGATCGACGACATGTGGACGAAGTGGTTGATCCCAGGCGTGCTCCCGTTCTCGACGGATCTGCTGAACGAGAAGGCCCCCGCCTAG
- a CDS encoding pyruvate ferredoxin oxidoreductase, whose product MDADSATAVRIAEAEQEALISGSEAVAVATRLADVDVLTAYPIRPYDTLMQYVAKQIANGEQDAEYIVAESEHSQFEIAKHAGAVGARAMCGSSGVGWCYAFEAIAVTPALRIPLLAMVGNRALDDPGAFGTEHNDALAARDLGWMHVWVDTAQEALDTTLLAYRIAEDRRVFLPCAISTDGAFLTHSQSLVKIPPKTWVDEFLPPYNRGDLRFHPDNPITIAPQVNEDWLMEIRRQTDQAMRNARGVVEEAYKDFRRIFGRGDGNPFFEEYRTDDAELVLVGMGTLSMPVKVVVRKLREQGQKVGFVRIRWFRPFDYERLGALLSRFKAVGVIDRDFSMGSPFNSGVLANEIRATLYNQPKRPPVVSFIIGLGGREVTIPGVREMIDHTRKAAEAGKAPSDTLWIGVRT is encoded by the coding sequence ATGGATGCCGATTCGGCGACCGCGGTCCGGATCGCAGAAGCCGAGCAGGAAGCGCTGATCAGCGGAAGCGAGGCGGTCGCGGTTGCCACCAGGCTCGCGGATGTGGACGTGCTGACCGCGTATCCCATCCGGCCGTACGATACGTTGATGCAGTACGTGGCCAAACAGATCGCCAACGGCGAGCAGGATGCCGAGTACATCGTTGCCGAGAGCGAGCACAGTCAGTTCGAAATCGCCAAGCACGCCGGGGCCGTCGGCGCCCGTGCGATGTGCGGCTCGAGCGGAGTCGGTTGGTGCTATGCGTTTGAGGCCATCGCCGTGACCCCGGCTCTGCGCATCCCCTTGCTGGCGATGGTGGGGAATCGGGCCCTGGACGATCCCGGGGCATTCGGGACGGAGCACAACGACGCGCTTGCCGCGCGGGATCTCGGGTGGATGCACGTCTGGGTCGACACCGCCCAGGAAGCGCTCGACACCACGTTGCTCGCCTATCGCATCGCGGAGGACCGTCGTGTCTTCCTGCCGTGCGCGATCAGCACAGACGGGGCGTTTCTCACCCACTCCCAGTCGCTGGTGAAGATCCCCCCCAAGACCTGGGTCGACGAGTTCCTGCCTCCGTACAACCGGGGGGACCTTCGCTTTCACCCCGACAACCCGATCACCATCGCCCCCCAGGTCAACGAGGACTGGCTGATGGAGATCCGGCGGCAGACCGATCAGGCGATGCGGAACGCCCGCGGCGTGGTCGAGGAGGCGTACAAGGACTTCCGCCGGATCTTCGGTCGGGGGGACGGCAACCCATTTTTCGAAGAGTACCGCACCGACGACGCCGAACTGGTTCTGGTCGGCATGGGGACGCTGTCCATGCCGGTGAAAGTGGTGGTGCGGAAGCTGCGCGAGCAGGGACAGAAGGTCGGGTTCGTGCGCATCCGCTGGTTCCGCCCGTTCGACTACGAACGGCTCGGTGCGCTCCTGTCGCGGTTCAAGGCGGTCGGGGTGATCGACCGGGACTTTTCCATGGGCTCCCCCTTCAACAGCGGGGTGCTCGCCAACGAGATCCGGGCGACGTTGTACAATCAGCCGAAGCGCCCGCCCGTCGTCAGCTTCATCATCGGGCTCGGCGGCCGCGAGGTGACGATTCCCGGCGTTCGGGAGATGATCGACCATACCCGCAAGGCGGCGGAGGCCGGCAAGGCGCCGTCGGACACCCTGTGGATCGGCGTGCGAACCTAG
- a CDS encoding 4Fe-4S dicluster-binding protein produces the protein MARTISVEVVYRGIFQKTLAKNICRGIVLAARKEGKIGTAFGRYGDSPERNGIPAKNFAIVAPDEEELQLSMAQYEPEQTDVTVNVDDMMCKGVESWAWYGLQPINQKIRENGTLVVTSTLPAEELIKFCHTKTHPYRLAVLPAIPSFSGLWVYKDDHTDVRILGALPKVCPELVSLDSITAAIQDEWRDDLKVRSARRAYDQTTVRTVKPGEGNPEVPYRFDMPGWTKMREGVTIDAIKLGEPIKYGDEIGGYRPARNPYFKKFSTRTMRPVVDFDKCIKCTLCWLQCPDSCFDVMPDGTYDLNAESCCGCGVCEAVCPVDQCITMVNEAAFDNNKSQWEQFKQDKGAYKAWVESKIKVRSERSHGFRYRGLYEEQVTKQGTGTPGGED, from the coding sequence ATGGCACGTACCATCTCGGTGGAGGTAGTCTACCGGGGGATCTTCCAGAAGACCCTGGCGAAGAATATCTGCCGCGGGATCGTCTTGGCGGCGCGCAAGGAAGGGAAGATTGGGACCGCTTTCGGCCGGTATGGGGATTCACCCGAGCGCAACGGGATCCCGGCGAAGAACTTTGCGATCGTGGCTCCGGACGAGGAAGAACTGCAGCTCAGCATGGCCCAGTACGAGCCGGAGCAGACCGACGTTACGGTCAACGTGGACGACATGATGTGCAAGGGCGTGGAATCCTGGGCCTGGTACGGCCTCCAGCCGATCAATCAGAAGATCCGCGAGAACGGCACGCTGGTGGTGACCTCGACGCTCCCCGCGGAGGAACTGATCAAGTTCTGCCACACCAAGACCCACCCCTACCGCCTGGCGGTGCTCCCGGCGATCCCGAGCTTTTCTGGGCTGTGGGTGTATAAGGACGACCACACCGACGTCCGGATCCTGGGGGCGCTTCCGAAGGTGTGCCCGGAACTGGTGAGCCTCGACAGCATCACCGCCGCGATCCAGGATGAGTGGCGGGACGATCTCAAAGTTCGGTCGGCGCGCCGGGCGTACGACCAGACGACGGTACGCACCGTGAAGCCGGGTGAGGGGAACCCTGAGGTCCCCTACCGGTTCGACATGCCCGGCTGGACCAAGATGCGGGAAGGCGTCACGATCGATGCGATCAAGCTCGGGGAGCCGATCAAGTATGGGGACGAGATCGGCGGCTACCGGCCGGCGCGGAATCCCTACTTCAAGAAGTTCTCCACCCGGACGATGCGGCCGGTTGTCGATTTCGACAAGTGCATCAAGTGCACGCTGTGCTGGCTGCAGTGCCCCGATTCGTGCTTCGACGTCATGCCCGACGGGACGTACGACCTGAACGCCGAGTCCTGCTGCGGCTGCGGAGTCTGCGAGGCGGTCTGCCCGGTCGACCAGTGCATCACCATGGTCAACGAGGCGGCCTTCGACAACAACAAGAGCCAGTGGGAACAGTTCAAGCAGGACAAGGGTGCCTACAAAGCCTGGGTGGAATCGAAGATCAAGGTTCGATCCGAGCGGTCGCACGGGTTCCGCTACCGGGGGTTGTACGAGGAGCAGGTGACGAAACAAGGCACGGGGACACCGGGGGGTGAGGACTAA
- a CDS encoding FadR/GntR family transcriptional regulator, with the protein MRRTKVYAEVASQIHRLIAEGRLEPGDHLPPERELAEMFGVSRTSVRDAIRVLEMRGLVEPRPGEGTIVKQIPIDAIVSPLADALAASKDLTADLFDMRKMLEPPLARAASLRATAEDLEAMDEILTRQAERVRVGEIAIAEDNEFHYRIATAAKNQVVLRVIDVVMDLLKDSRARSLQGPGRAGKSLNGHRRILDAIRSRDPEAAAAEMRLHIEEIEQILFSPLRREDADGQAARGDRSAGGEKAGRAPGAGAGTGARSAAGA; encoded by the coding sequence GTGCGACGCACCAAGGTCTATGCCGAGGTGGCGTCTCAAATCCATCGGTTGATCGCCGAGGGTCGGCTGGAGCCGGGGGACCACCTGCCCCCCGAGCGTGAACTGGCCGAGATGTTCGGGGTGAGCCGTACGTCGGTCCGCGACGCCATCCGCGTGCTCGAGATGCGGGGGTTGGTCGAGCCCCGACCAGGTGAGGGGACGATCGTCAAGCAGATTCCCATTGACGCGATCGTGAGCCCCCTTGCCGACGCGCTCGCCGCGTCCAAAGACCTCACCGCCGATCTCTTCGACATGCGCAAAATGCTCGAGCCCCCGTTGGCCAGAGCGGCGTCGCTGCGCGCCACCGCCGAGGACCTGGAGGCCATGGATGAGATCCTGACCCGACAGGCCGAGCGGGTTCGAGTCGGAGAGATCGCCATCGCCGAGGACAACGAGTTTCACTATCGGATCGCCACCGCTGCGAAGAACCAGGTGGTTCTGCGGGTCATCGATGTGGTGATGGATCTTCTCAAAGACAGCCGGGCCCGCTCGCTGCAGGGACCCGGACGTGCCGGGAAGTCGCTGAACGGCCACCGCCGGATCCTTGACGCGATCCGTAGTCGGGATCCAGAGGCGGCCGCGGCCGAAATGCGGCTCCACATCGAGGAGATCGAGCAGATCCTCTTCTCCCCGCTGAGGCGAGAGGATGCAGATGGTCAGGCCGCACGTGGAGACCGCTCCGCGGGCGGTGAGAAGGCAGGACGTGCGCCGGGCGCTGGAGCAGGCACCGGGGCGAGGTCCGCAGCCGGGGCGTGA